A stretch of the Sorangium aterium genome encodes the following:
- a CDS encoding sensor histidine kinase: MDTSAPSYTVTGTLHEGQRVSLLRAVRSADGLPVVLKVLDPRRSRPKDIEHLKHEYAIGKALDHEAVVTPLALETYEGLPALVLEDFGGEPLDRFIGAPMKDERFLDLAVRIAACVAAIHEQEVIHKNLKPQNILVNTATGQVKLADFGLASGLSREQPPTGPPRLIEGSLPYLSPEQTGRMNRAIDSRADLYALGVTFYEMLTGRLPFEARDPLEWVHCHVARAPPPPSALVPELPEVLSALVLKLLAKMAEDRYQTARGLKHDLERCAAQRRAIGRSEPFPLAERDVSGRFQIPQKLYGREDDAAILLRAFDRLVATGSPELVLVSGYSGIGKSTLVHELYRPIVRERALFLSGKFDQYKRDIPYATLVQAFRELVLEILAEAEDRIAAWRQWLLGALGSNGQLIVDVIPQIELIIGRQPPVPELPPAEAQHRFRVVFRHFIGVFARQEHPLALFLDDLQWTDSASLELLRDLVTHPETRHLLVIGAFRDNEVTSSHPLMLALDHVRNEGTRISAIVLGPLSREDLAALVSDALHCRREDAAPLSRLIHEKTGGNPFFAIQFLTELHEERLIEFDEGAEAFRWDVARIRGKGFTDNVIDLMVGKLVRLSPRTQRALKQLACLGNTAEVALLTIVHGGSEEDVHADLRDAAREGLAFRLDGTYKFLHDRVQEAAYSLIPEGERAAAHLGIGRLLASRTPPEELEEKIFEIVNQLNRGAALLTSREERERAAELNLIAGKRAKGSTAYASALKYLAAGAAFLEEDSWDRRYDLAFALALHRAACEFLTGELGAAEERLSELARRARSTVDVAAVTFARVDLYTTLDRSELAVEICLEYLRRIGVDWSPHPTDEEVRQEYERMWQKLGSRPLEEILDLPPMTDPDCRATIDVLTSCDAAALFTDENLLCLMNARVVNLSLERGNSDGSCLAYVRVGTSLGPRFGDYRAGFHFGKLGFDLAEKGGLLRFKARVDLVFWYVINPWTRHMRTGVGPLRRSFYAAAETGDLTYSSCIRTALVALLLAEGDPLGEVQREAERGLEFTRKARFGLSMDTITTLLQLTRMLRGQTLAFGSFDDDHFDERRFERRLEDDPRLAYARCLYWIRKVQAHFHAGDHASAIESAARAQRVLWMMPSFLDVAEYHFYGALARAGRHDAAPADERPSHLVELVVHHRQLEVWASSCPENFGACAALVSAEIARIGEEWDKAAQLYEQAIRSARESGFVHNEALGYEIASRFYRMRGFDLIADTYLREARACYARWGADGKVKQIDQQNPRLWDARLLAQAASFAARSEELDLLSVLKASQTISSEIVLEKLLRTLLTFVLEQGGAQRACLILCQDGRLSIEAEATLDENESGGTTIHLAPLPGESSWQRVPLSLVHYVQRTKESVILHDAVADAGKFSGDDYVARRRSKSLLCVPILRRSEVAGLLYLENNLLAGAFTPDRLTALSLLATQAAVSLENARLLAKEQSARTVAESAERRAAFLAEAGEILSASLDCGETLSRVARLSVQTLCDWCAIDALEGGAVRRLSWAHRDPSKEPLIEELERRYPSRWESRRPASRVLRLGEPLLLPELSEEVLRQYCEDGGHERLMRELGTHSVIVVPLLARGQPIGALTVVSSAPEIRYGDADLALVQEVARRAAIAIDNARLYGAAQEAVRVRDEFLTVATHELNTPMTSLTLTLEAMDRALRSCRPLDPQAMGRQVDRALRQAARLARLNSELLDVSRINAARLRLDVVEVDLGEVVRDALARFKLDLARAGCAVSLRERGRVVGLWDGSRVDQIVSNLLANAIKFGAGKPVEIAIGEEAGAARLSVRDHGIGIDPARQAQIFERFERAVSDRHYGGLGLGLYISRRIAEAHGGSIRVESALGAGATFIVELPRNGPPRGAESSCPPG, translated from the coding sequence ATGGACACGAGCGCTCCCTCCTACACGGTCACCGGAACCCTTCACGAGGGCCAACGCGTCAGCCTGCTGCGCGCGGTCCGGAGCGCGGATGGCCTCCCGGTGGTCTTGAAGGTCCTCGATCCGAGGCGCAGCCGCCCGAAGGACATCGAGCACCTGAAGCACGAGTACGCGATCGGCAAGGCGCTGGACCACGAGGCCGTCGTGACGCCGCTCGCCCTCGAGACGTACGAGGGGCTGCCGGCGCTCGTCCTCGAGGATTTCGGCGGTGAGCCGCTCGACCGCTTCATCGGCGCGCCCATGAAGGACGAGCGGTTCCTCGACCTCGCGGTCCGCATCGCGGCGTGCGTGGCGGCGATCCACGAGCAGGAGGTGATCCACAAGAATCTCAAGCCGCAGAACATCCTCGTCAACACGGCCACCGGCCAGGTGAAGCTCGCCGACTTCGGCCTCGCGTCCGGCCTCTCCCGCGAGCAGCCGCCGACAGGGCCTCCGCGGCTCATCGAGGGGTCGTTGCCGTACCTGTCTCCGGAGCAGACGGGGCGAATGAACCGGGCGATCGACAGCCGCGCCGACCTGTACGCGCTCGGCGTCACCTTTTACGAGATGCTCACCGGACGCCTGCCCTTCGAGGCGCGGGACCCGCTGGAGTGGGTGCACTGCCATGTAGCCCGCGCCCCGCCGCCGCCCTCGGCGCTCGTGCCAGAGCTGCCCGAGGTGCTCTCGGCGCTCGTGCTGAAGCTCCTGGCCAAGATGGCGGAGGATCGTTACCAGACCGCCCGCGGCCTCAAGCACGACCTCGAGCGGTGCGCGGCGCAGCGCCGAGCGATCGGCAGGAGCGAGCCGTTCCCGCTGGCCGAGCGCGATGTCTCCGGCCGCTTCCAGATCCCTCAGAAGCTCTACGGTCGCGAGGACGACGCGGCCATCCTGCTGCGCGCGTTCGACCGCCTGGTGGCCACGGGATCCCCCGAGCTCGTCCTGGTCTCCGGCTATTCCGGCATCGGCAAGTCGACGCTGGTCCATGAGCTCTACAGGCCGATCGTCCGAGAACGAGCGCTCTTCCTCTCGGGGAAATTCGACCAATACAAGCGCGATATCCCTTACGCCACGCTCGTCCAGGCGTTCCGGGAGCTCGTGCTCGAGATCCTCGCCGAGGCGGAGGACCGGATCGCGGCATGGCGGCAGTGGTTGCTCGGCGCGCTCGGGAGCAACGGACAGCTCATCGTGGACGTCATCCCCCAGATCGAGCTCATCATCGGCCGGCAACCGCCGGTCCCCGAGCTCCCGCCGGCCGAGGCGCAGCACCGGTTCCGCGTCGTGTTCCGACACTTCATCGGGGTGTTCGCCCGGCAGGAGCACCCGCTCGCGCTCTTCCTCGACGATCTCCAGTGGACCGATTCGGCGAGCCTCGAGCTCCTTCGCGATTTGGTGACGCACCCCGAGACACGCCATCTCCTCGTCATCGGCGCGTTTCGCGACAACGAGGTGACCTCCTCGCACCCGCTCATGCTGGCGCTCGACCACGTGCGGAACGAGGGCACGCGCATCTCGGCCATCGTGCTTGGCCCGCTCTCCCGCGAGGACCTCGCCGCGCTCGTCAGCGACGCGCTGCACTGCCGCCGCGAGGACGCCGCGCCGCTCTCCCGCCTCATTCACGAGAAGACGGGCGGGAATCCCTTCTTCGCCATCCAGTTCCTCACCGAGCTCCACGAAGAGCGGCTGATCGAGTTCGACGAGGGTGCCGAGGCCTTCCGGTGGGACGTGGCGAGGATCCGCGGAAAGGGCTTCACCGACAACGTCATCGACCTGATGGTCGGCAAGCTCGTGCGGCTCTCTCCGCGCACCCAGAGAGCGCTGAAGCAGCTCGCCTGTCTGGGAAACACCGCGGAGGTCGCCCTGCTGACGATAGTCCACGGCGGCTCGGAGGAGGACGTGCACGCGGATCTCCGGGACGCAGCGCGCGAGGGGCTCGCCTTCCGTCTGGACGGCACGTACAAGTTCCTCCACGATCGGGTGCAGGAGGCGGCCTATTCGCTCATCCCTGAAGGCGAGCGGGCGGCGGCGCACCTCGGAATAGGCAGGCTGCTCGCGTCCCGGACGCCGCCGGAGGAGCTCGAGGAGAAGATCTTCGAGATCGTCAACCAGCTCAACCGGGGGGCCGCGCTGCTCACGTCGCGCGAGGAGCGGGAGCGGGCGGCTGAGCTCAATCTCATCGCGGGCAAGCGCGCGAAGGGGTCGACGGCCTACGCGTCGGCGCTGAAGTACCTCGCCGCGGGCGCGGCGTTCCTGGAAGAGGACAGCTGGGACCGGCGGTACGATCTCGCCTTCGCGCTCGCGCTCCACCGGGCCGCGTGCGAATTTCTGACTGGCGAGCTCGGGGCGGCGGAGGAGCGGCTCTCGGAGCTCGCGCGCCGCGCCCGGAGCACCGTCGACGTCGCCGCCGTCACGTTCGCGCGTGTGGATCTCTACACGACGCTGGATCGAAGCGAGCTCGCCGTCGAGATCTGCCTCGAGTACCTGCGGCGCATTGGCGTCGACTGGTCGCCGCACCCGACGGACGAGGAGGTCCGGCAAGAATACGAGCGGATGTGGCAAAAGCTCGGGAGCCGCCCGCTCGAGGAGATCCTCGACTTGCCCCCGATGACCGATCCGGACTGCCGCGCAACCATCGACGTCCTCACGTCGTGCGACGCGGCGGCATTGTTCACCGACGAGAACCTGCTCTGCCTCATGAACGCTCGCGTGGTGAACCTCAGCCTCGAGCGTGGCAACAGCGACGGATCGTGCCTCGCCTACGTTCGGGTCGGGACGAGCCTCGGGCCACGCTTCGGCGACTACCGCGCGGGGTTTCACTTCGGCAAGCTCGGCTTCGACCTCGCGGAGAAGGGCGGGCTGCTCCGCTTCAAGGCCCGCGTCGACCTGGTCTTTTGGTACGTGATCAATCCCTGGACGAGACACATGCGCACCGGCGTCGGGCCCTTGCGACGCTCCTTTTATGCGGCGGCGGAGACCGGCGATCTCACGTATTCGTCCTGTATACGCACGGCCTTGGTCGCGCTCCTCCTTGCCGAGGGAGATCCGCTCGGCGAAGTGCAGCGAGAAGCCGAGAGGGGGCTCGAATTCACGCGGAAGGCGAGGTTCGGTCTCTCCATGGACACCATCACCACGCTGCTGCAGCTCACCCGGATGCTCAGAGGCCAGACGCTGGCTTTCGGCTCGTTCGACGACGACCACTTCGACGAGCGCCGGTTCGAACGGCGCCTCGAGGACGATCCGCGCCTCGCGTATGCCCGGTGCTTGTATTGGATCCGCAAGGTGCAAGCGCACTTTCACGCGGGCGATCACGCTTCTGCCATCGAGTCCGCGGCGAGAGCGCAGAGGGTTCTCTGGATGATGCCGTCGTTTCTCGATGTCGCCGAGTACCATTTCTATGGTGCGCTCGCGCGGGCGGGCCGCCATGACGCTGCACCTGCCGATGAGCGGCCCTCGCACCTCGTCGAGCTCGTCGTCCACCACCGGCAGCTCGAGGTCTGGGCTTCGAGCTGCCCCGAAAACTTCGGCGCCTGCGCCGCGCTGGTCAGCGCCGAGATCGCGCGCATCGGCGAGGAATGGGACAAGGCGGCGCAGCTGTACGAGCAGGCGATCCGCTCTGCGCGCGAGAGCGGCTTCGTCCACAACGAGGCGCTGGGCTACGAGATCGCGTCGAGGTTTTACCGGATGCGGGGGTTCGATCTGATCGCGGACACGTACCTGCGCGAGGCCCGCGCCTGCTACGCTCGCTGGGGGGCGGACGGCAAGGTCAAGCAGATCGACCAGCAGAATCCGCGCCTCTGGGACGCGAGGCTGCTCGCCCAGGCCGCCTCCTTCGCGGCGCGGTCCGAGGAGCTCGACCTGCTCTCGGTGCTCAAGGCATCGCAGACCATTTCAAGCGAGATCGTCCTCGAGAAGCTCCTGCGCACGCTGCTCACGTTCGTCCTCGAGCAGGGGGGCGCGCAGCGAGCTTGCCTCATTCTGTGTCAGGACGGGCGCCTCTCCATCGAAGCGGAGGCGACGCTCGATGAGAACGAGAGCGGGGGGACGACGATCCACCTCGCGCCTTTGCCGGGGGAGTCTTCATGGCAGCGGGTCCCCCTATCGCTCGTTCATTATGTGCAGCGGACGAAGGAGAGCGTGATCCTGCACGACGCGGTGGCTGATGCGGGCAAGTTCTCCGGCGACGACTACGTCGCACGGCGTCGGTCCAAATCACTCCTCTGTGTGCCCATCCTGAGGCGGTCCGAGGTGGCGGGCCTGCTCTACCTCGAGAACAACCTCCTCGCCGGCGCGTTCACGCCGGATCGGCTCACCGCCCTCTCGCTCCTCGCCACACAGGCAGCCGTCTCCCTGGAGAACGCTCGGCTCCTCGCTAAGGAGCAGTCCGCGCGGACCGTGGCCGAGTCGGCGGAGCGGCGCGCGGCCTTCCTGGCCGAGGCAGGCGAGATCCTCTCTGCGTCTCTCGATTGCGGAGAGACGCTGTCGCGCGTCGCGCGGCTGTCGGTGCAGACGCTCTGCGACTGGTGCGCCATCGACGCCCTGGAAGGTGGGGCGGTCCGGCGGCTGTCATGGGCGCACAGGGACCCGTCGAAGGAGCCGCTTATCGAGGAGCTGGAGCGGCGGTATCCCTCTCGCTGGGAATCGCGTCGCCCTGCATCCAGGGTCCTCCGGCTCGGCGAGCCGCTCCTGCTCCCCGAGCTCTCCGAAGAGGTCCTCCGGCAGTACTGCGAGGACGGCGGTCACGAGAGGCTTATGCGCGAGCTCGGGACGCACAGCGTCATCGTCGTGCCGCTGCTGGCGCGTGGACAGCCGATCGGGGCGCTGACCGTTGTCTCGTCCGCGCCGGAGATCCGCTACGGGGATGCTGATCTCGCGCTGGTGCAGGAGGTGGCGCGCCGGGCCGCGATAGCGATCGACAACGCGCGGCTCTACGGCGCTGCCCAGGAGGCCGTCCGCGTTCGGGACGAGTTCCTGACGGTGGCGACGCACGAGCTCAACACGCCGATGACGTCGCTCACGCTCACGCTCGAGGCCATGGATCGGGCGCTCCGCTCGTGCCGTCCCTTGGACCCACAGGCCATGGGCCGGCAGGTCGACCGCGCACTGCGGCAGGCGGCGCGCCTGGCCCGCCTGAACAGCGAGCTGCTCGACGTCTCGCGGATCAACGCGGCTCGGCTGAGGCTCGATGTGGTGGAGGTCGATCTCGGGGAGGTCGTCCGCGACGCGCTCGCGCGGTTCAAGCTGGATCTGGCGCGCGCCGGGTGTGCGGTCTCACTGCGCGAGCGCGGCCGGGTCGTGGGCCTCTGGGATGGTTCCCGCGTGGACCAGATCGTCTCGAACCTGCTCGCCAATGCGATCAAGTTCGGGGCGGGTAAGCCTGTGGAGATCGCCATCGGCGAGGAGGCGGGGGCGGCGCGTCTCTCGGTCCGGGATCACGGGATCGGGATCGACCCGGCGCGTCAGGCGCAGATCTTCGAGCGGTTCGAGCGCGCGGTGTCGGACAGGCACTACGGCGGGCTGGGGCTCGGCCTGTATATCAGCCGCCGGATCGCGGAGGCGCACGGCGGGTCGATCCGCGTCGAGAGCGCGCTCGGCGCCGGGGCGACGTTCATCGTCGAGCTGCCGCGGAACGGACCGCCGCGCGGGGCCGAGTCGAGCTGCCCGCCCGGCTGA